In a single window of the Botrytis cinerea B05.10 chromosome 10, complete sequence genome:
- the Bchut1 gene encoding Bchut1 gives MARTKQAEPLRRNPSSEYTSKADGTGARTLSSKKSNKELNGNAPTVNGALKSDALLKGKTQKEAGALQLIFAVAGIYGSFLTWALLQERLTTTAYGSENAPEKFKFPVFLNTVQSLFAATVGYIYLRFDTPANSKTLPIFPSQRIIFPLLVVAITSSLASPFGYASLDHIDYITFILAKSCKLLPVMFLHITLFGKRYPISKYVVVLAVTCGVGIFTLHAGAKSHGKPSKAALNPDRNTAWGLLLLGVNLLFDGLTNTTQDWIFTSFQPYKGPQMMCANNIISTLLTTSYLLLSPYLVHTGLGEYLGMDLASGAGELAGALAFMQRHPSVWRDVLGFAACGAVGQVFIFYTLSTFSSLLLVTITVTRKMLTMILSVVWFGHTLGSKQWMGVGLVFGGIGAEGVIARREKAAKEKKKLVESKKEL, from the exons ATGGCGAGAACAAAACAAGCTGAACCGTTGCGTCGCAATCCATCTTCCGAATACACGAGCAAAGCAGATGGCACTGGGGCGAGAACGTTGAGTTCTAAGAAATCGAACAAGGAACTGAATGGGAATGCGCCGACAGTGAACGGGGCACTCAAAAGTGATGCGCTATTGAAAGGGAAGACACAAAAAGAAGCTGGCGCGTTGCAATTGATATTCGCAGTTGCTGGAATTTATGGTAGCTT TCTTACTTGGGCACTTCTCCAAGAACGACTCACTACAACTGCATACGGATCAGAAAATGCCCCCGAAAAGTTTAAGTTTCCAGTCTTTCTCAATACGGTACAATCTCTTTTCGCTGCCACTGTAGGCTACATTTACCTACGATTCGACACTCCCGCCAATAGCAAAACGCTGCCCATCTTCCCAAGTCAACGGATTATCTTTCCCCTTCTCGTTGTGGCTATTACCTCTTCGCTCGCCTCCCCCTTTGGCTATGCATCTCTCGATCATATCGACTATATCACCTTCATTCTCGCCAAATCATGCAAGTTACTACCAGTCATGTTTCTTCACATAACTCTCTTTGGAAAACGCTACCCAATTTCTAAATACGTCGTCGTCTTAGCCGTAACTTGTGGTGTCGGCATCTTTACTCTTCATGCAGGTGCTAAATCTCATGGAAAACCCAGCAAGGCGGCACTCAACCCAGATCGTAACACTGCATGGGGACTTTTGCTCCTAGGGGTGAATCTTCTCTTCGATGGTCTcacaaacacaacacaaGACTGGATCTTCACAAGCTTCCAACCTTACAAAGGTCCACAAATGATGTGTGCAAATAATATCATAAGCACTTTACTCACAACATCATACTTGTTATTGTCACCATATCTTGTTCACACGGGATTGGGAGAGTATCTAGGTATGGATCTTGCAAGTGGAGCAGGAGAATTGGCTGGAGCATTGGCTTTTATGCAAAGACATCCAAGTGTTTGGAGAGATGTACTTGGATTCGCAGCTTGTGGTGCTGTGGGACAGGTTTTCATCT TTTACACACTCTCAacattctcatctcttcttctagTGACCATAACTGTTACTCGCAAGATGCTCACTATGATCTTATCAGTAGTATGGTTTGGTCATACACTAGGCAGCAAACAGTGGATGGGTGTGGGATTGGTGTTTGGAGGAATTGGAGCTGAAGGTGTCATTgcgagaagagaaaaggcagctaaggaaaagaagaagttggTTGAGTCGAAGAAGGAATTGTAG